The proteins below come from a single Mycobacterium parmense genomic window:
- a CDS encoding sensor domain-containing protein, whose amino-acid sequence MTIRAGRIAGVALCAGLAVGAAAPVARAHPSEPGVVNYAVLAKGSVGNIVGAPMGWESTFTDPFQGYWVDLPACNNWADIGLPEVYNDPDLASFNGATTQTSATDQTHFVKQAIGVFATDDAATRAFHRVVDRTAGCSGQTTAMHLDNGQTQTWSFDGGPSGAADENWTKQEVGTDRRCFDQTRLRENVLLQAKVCQAGNAGPAVNVLAGAMQNALGQ is encoded by the coding sequence GGCGCCGCCGCCCCGGTCGCCAGGGCCCACCCGTCGGAGCCCGGAGTGGTCAACTACGCCGTCCTGGCCAAGGGGTCGGTCGGCAACATCGTCGGCGCCCCCATGGGGTGGGAATCGACGTTCACCGATCCGTTCCAGGGCTACTGGGTGGACCTGCCGGCCTGCAACAACTGGGCCGACATCGGGTTACCGGAGGTGTACAACGACCCCGACCTCGCGTCGTTCAACGGGGCCACCACCCAGACCTCGGCGACCGATCAGACCCACTTCGTCAAACAGGCAATCGGCGTCTTCGCCACCGACGACGCCGCGACCCGGGCGTTCCACCGGGTCGTGGACCGCACGGCGGGTTGTTCGGGGCAGACCACGGCCATGCATCTGGACAACGGCCAGACCCAGACATGGTCGTTCGACGGCGGGCCGTCCGGTGCGGCCGACGAGAACTGGACCAAGCAGGAAGTCGGCACGGATCGACGCTGTTTCGATCAAACCAGGCTGCGTGAAAATGTTTTGCTGCAGGCGAAGGTCTGCCAGGCTGGCAACGCCGGTCCGGCGGTCAACGTGCTGGCCGGCGCGATGCAGAACGCGCTGGGCCAATAG
- the egtA gene encoding ergothioneine biosynthesis glutamate--cysteine ligase EgtA yields MTFAATTRAASQLDTARPGEAELADSSAAALLIADGCLVDAPLGRVGLEMEAHCHDPADPNRRPSWDEIRAVIDAMPALPCRSAVTVEPGGAVELSGPPVDGVLAAIEAMGRDQAVLRAAFADAGLGLVFLGADPLRPPRRINPGNRYLAMEQFFATSRSGEAGASMMTSTASIQVNLDAGPQDGWAARVRLAHALGPTMIAIAANSPMLGGEFTGWVSTRQRVWGQMDSARCGPVLGASGDDPGTDWARYALKAPVMLVNNPEAVAVTQWVPFADWADGRVLLGGRKPTVSDLEYHLTTLFPPVRPRQWLEIRYLDSLPDSCWPAVVFTLVCLLDDPVAADVAAEAVEPVATAWDVAARLGLGDRRLHAAATRCVATAAEKAPAGLTEAMQRLLRRVELGRCPADDFSEQVIEHGIAAAVSRAARSQGGL; encoded by the coding sequence ATGACGTTCGCCGCTACCACCAGAGCGGCCTCGCAGCTGGACACCGCCCGCCCGGGCGAAGCCGAGCTGGCCGACTCGTCGGCCGCGGCGCTCCTGATCGCCGACGGCTGCCTCGTCGACGCCCCGCTGGGCCGGGTCGGCCTGGAGATGGAGGCGCACTGTCACGATCCGGCCGACCCCAACCGCCGGCCCAGCTGGGACGAGATCCGCGCGGTCATCGACGCGATGCCCGCCCTGCCGTGCCGCAGCGCCGTCACCGTCGAACCGGGCGGCGCCGTCGAGCTGTCGGGCCCGCCCGTCGACGGAGTGCTGGCGGCCATCGAGGCGATGGGCCGCGACCAGGCCGTGCTGCGCGCCGCCTTCGCCGACGCCGGGCTAGGCCTGGTGTTCCTCGGCGCGGACCCGCTGCGGCCGCCCAGGCGGATCAACCCGGGCAACCGTTACCTCGCCATGGAGCAGTTCTTCGCCACCAGCCGCTCGGGGGAGGCGGGCGCGTCGATGATGACGTCCACCGCCTCGATCCAGGTGAATCTGGACGCCGGGCCGCAGGACGGCTGGGCCGCGCGAGTGCGGCTGGCGCACGCCCTGGGGCCCACGATGATCGCCATCGCCGCCAATTCGCCGATGCTGGGCGGCGAGTTCACGGGCTGGGTCTCCACCCGGCAGCGGGTGTGGGGGCAGATGGATTCGGCGCGCTGCGGCCCGGTGCTGGGTGCCAGCGGCGACGACCCGGGCACCGACTGGGCGCGTTATGCGCTCAAGGCTCCGGTGATGCTCGTCAACAACCCGGAGGCGGTGGCGGTCACCCAGTGGGTGCCGTTCGCCGACTGGGCGGACGGCCGGGTGTTGCTCGGCGGCCGCAAGCCCACCGTGTCCGACCTGGAGTACCACCTGACCACGCTGTTCCCGCCGGTGCGCCCGCGCCAGTGGCTGGAGATCCGCTATCTGGACAGCCTGCCGGACTCCTGCTGGCCCGCCGTGGTGTTCACGCTGGTCTGCCTGCTCGACGACCCGGTCGCCGCGGACGTCGCCGCCGAGGCCGTCGAACCGGTGGCCACGGCGTGGGACGTCGCCGCCCGGCTGGGCCTGGGCGACCGACGGCTGCATGCGGCGGCCACCCGGTGCGTGGCCACCGCCGCCGAAAAGGCGCCGGCCGGGCTGACCGAGGCGATGCAACGGCTGCTGCGCCGCGTCGAGCTGGGCCGGTGCCCCGCCGACGACTTCTCCGAGCAGGTGATCGAGCACGGCATCGCGGCGGCGGTCTCCCGGGCCGCGCGCTCGCAAGGGGGGTTGTGA
- the egtB gene encoding ergothioneine biosynthesis protein EgtB gives MTSRQDLADGLARARTRTLRLVDFDDAELYRQYDPLMSPLVWDLAHIGQQEELWLLRGGDPSRPGMLPPAVEGLYDAFVHSRASRAELPLLSPDRARSYCQTVRSAALDALDALPDDPAGDRAAFVYAMVVSHENQHNETMLQALNLRSGAPLLGDASVPPRGRPGLAGTSVLVPAGPFVLGVDAASEPSSLDNERPAHVVDLPAFRIGRVPVTNGEWRAFVEDGGYRESRWWSQRGWEHRMSAGLTGPQFWAADGRTRTRFGHVEDIPADEPVQHVTYFEAEAYAAWAGARLPTEMEWEKACAWDPATGTRRRYPWGAQPPSDAVANLGGTSLRPAPVGAYPDGASAYGAEQMLGDVWEWTSSPLRPWPGFTPMIYERYSQPFFDGDYRVLRGGSWAVESAILRPSFRNWDHPYRRQIFAGVRLAWDAGDGR, from the coding sequence GTGACTTCCAGGCAGGATCTCGCCGACGGCTTGGCCCGGGCGCGAACGAGGACGTTGCGGCTCGTCGACTTCGACGACGCCGAGCTGTACCGGCAGTACGACCCCCTGATGAGCCCCCTGGTCTGGGACCTGGCGCACATCGGCCAGCAGGAGGAGCTGTGGCTGCTGCGCGGCGGTGACCCGAGCCGGCCGGGGATGTTGCCGCCCGCCGTCGAGGGCCTGTACGACGCCTTCGTCCACTCCCGCGCCAGCCGCGCAGAGCTGCCGCTGCTGTCGCCTGACCGCGCGCGGTCGTATTGCCAAACGGTTCGGTCCGCGGCGCTCGACGCATTGGACGCGCTGCCCGACGACCCCGCCGGCGACCGCGCGGCCTTCGTGTACGCCATGGTGGTCAGCCACGAGAACCAGCACAACGAAACCATGCTGCAGGCGCTGAACCTGCGCAGCGGCGCGCCGCTGCTGGGCGACGCTTCCGTCCCGCCGCGGGGCCGGCCTGGCCTGGCCGGCACGTCGGTGCTGGTTCCCGCGGGCCCGTTCGTCCTGGGGGTGGACGCCGCGAGCGAGCCGTCGTCGCTGGACAACGAGCGTCCCGCGCACGTGGTGGACCTGCCGGCGTTTCGCATCGGCCGGGTTCCGGTCACCAACGGCGAGTGGCGGGCGTTCGTCGAGGACGGCGGGTACCGCGAGTCGCGGTGGTGGTCGCAGCGCGGCTGGGAGCACCGCATGTCCGCGGGCCTGACCGGGCCGCAGTTCTGGGCCGCCGACGGGCGCACGCGCACCCGGTTCGGCCATGTCGAGGACATCCCGGCCGACGAGCCGGTGCAGCACGTCACCTATTTCGAGGCCGAGGCCTACGCCGCCTGGGCGGGCGCCCGGCTGCCCACCGAGATGGAATGGGAGAAGGCCTGCGCCTGGGATCCGGCCACCGGCACGCGCCGCCGCTACCCGTGGGGGGCGCAGCCGCCGTCGGACGCCGTCGCGAACCTCGGCGGCACGTCGCTGCGCCCGGCGCCGGTGGGCGCCTACCCGGACGGCGCGTCGGCCTATGGGGCCGAGCAGATGCTGGGCGACGTGTGGGAGTGGACCAGTTCGCCGCTGCGGCCCTGGCCGGGGTTCACCCCGATGATCTACGAGCGTTACTCCCAGCCCTTCTTCGACGGCGACTACCGGGTTCTGCGCGGCGGCTCGTGGGCCGTGGAGTCGGCCATCCTGCGCCCCAGCTTCCGCAACTGGGACCACCCGTACCGGCGCCAGATCTTCGCCGGTGTCCGGCTGGCCTGGGACGCCGGGGACGGCCGCTGA
- the egtC gene encoding ergothioneine biosynthesis protein EgtC: MCRHLGWLGAEVPVSSLVLDPPHGLRVQSYAPRRQKHCLLNADGWGVGFFDRPSEGGLPRRWRSQAPLWGDVSFDSVAPALRSHCVVAAVRSATVGMPIDVSATAPFTDGQWLLSHNGIVDRAVLPATSSAESVCDSALLAAAIFERGLDALGETIVDVASADPSARLNILAANGSRLLATTWGDTLCILRRADGVVVASEPYDNDSEWEDVPDRHLVEVAADGVTMTPLD; encoded by the coding sequence ATGTGCCGTCACCTCGGGTGGCTCGGCGCGGAGGTCCCGGTCTCCTCGCTGGTGCTCGACCCGCCGCACGGGTTGCGGGTGCAGTCCTACGCGCCGCGCCGCCAGAAGCACTGCCTGCTCAACGCCGACGGTTGGGGCGTCGGGTTCTTCGACCGCCCTTCCGAGGGCGGCCTGCCCCGCCGGTGGCGCAGCCAGGCGCCGCTGTGGGGCGACGTGTCGTTCGACTCGGTGGCGCCGGCGCTGCGCAGCCACTGCGTCGTGGCCGCGGTGCGATCGGCCACCGTCGGCATGCCGATCGACGTCAGCGCGACGGCGCCGTTCACCGACGGTCAGTGGTTGTTGTCGCACAACGGGATCGTCGACCGCGCGGTGCTGCCCGCGACCTCCTCGGCCGAATCTGTCTGTGACAGCGCCCTGCTCGCGGCCGCGATCTTCGAGAGGGGCCTCGACGCGCTCGGCGAGACGATCGTCGACGTGGCGTCGGCCGACCCCAGTGCCCGGCTGAACATATTGGCCGCCAACGGTTCCCGATTGCTGGCCACGACCTGGGGCGACACGCTGTGCATCCTGCGCCGCGCCGATGGCGTGGTGGTGGCCAGCGAGCCCTACGACAACGACTCGGAATGGGAGGACGTGCCCGACCGTCACCTCGTCGAGGTCGCCGCCGACGGCGTCACGATGACACCGCTGGACTAA
- the egtD gene encoding L-histidine N(alpha)-methyltransferase, with product MTLSLFNHLAADSAYHALRRDVYDGLRQTPKTLPPKWFYDSVGSDLFDQITRLPEYYPTRAEAEILRDRAAEVASASRADTLVELGSGTSEKTRLLLDALRDRGSLRRFVPFDVDASILSSAATAIQQEYSGVEIQAVCGDFEEHLTEIPAGGRRLFVFLGSTIGNLTPGPRARFLSDLSSQMRPGDSLLLGTDLVKDTDRLVRAYDDAAGVTAAFNRNVLAVINRQLDGDFDVDAYRHVARWNAGEERIEMWLRSDRSQRVRVGALQLSVEFAAGEEMLTEVSCKFRPDGVRDELAGAGLRRVRWWTDSAGDFGLSLAVR from the coding sequence ATGACTCTCTCGCTGTTCAACCACCTCGCCGCAGACTCGGCCTACCACGCGTTGCGCCGCGACGTGTACGACGGCCTGCGCCAAACCCCGAAGACGTTGCCGCCCAAGTGGTTCTATGATTCGGTGGGCAGCGACCTGTTCGACCAGATCACCCGGCTGCCCGAGTACTACCCGACCCGCGCCGAGGCGGAGATCCTGCGTGACCGCGCGGCCGAGGTGGCGTCGGCCAGCCGGGCCGACACGCTGGTCGAACTGGGCAGCGGCACCTCGGAGAAGACCCGCCTGCTGCTCGATGCGCTGCGCGACCGCGGATCCCTGCGCAGGTTCGTCCCGTTCGACGTCGACGCCAGCATCCTGTCGTCGGCCGCGACCGCCATCCAGCAGGAGTACTCGGGTGTCGAAATCCAAGCTGTCTGCGGCGATTTCGAGGAGCACCTGACCGAGATCCCCGCCGGGGGCAGGCGGCTGTTCGTCTTCCTCGGGTCGACCATCGGCAACCTCACGCCCGGCCCGCGCGCGCGGTTCCTCTCCGATCTGTCGTCTCAGATGCGGCCCGGCGACAGCCTGTTGCTGGGCACCGACCTGGTCAAGGACACCGATCGGCTGGTGCGCGCATACGACGACGCCGCGGGGGTGACCGCGGCCTTCAACCGCAACGTGCTCGCGGTCATCAACCGGCAGCTCGACGGCGACTTCGACGTAGACGCCTACCGGCACGTGGCCCGCTGGAACGCCGGCGAGGAGCGCATCGAGATGTGGTTGCGGTCCGACCGCAGCCAGCGGGTGCGGGTGGGCGCGCTGCAGCTGAGCGTCGAGTTCGCCGCCGGCGAGGAGATGCTGACCGAGGTGTCGTGCAAGTTCCGGCCCGACGGGGTGCGCGACGAGCTGGCGGGCGCCGGACTGCGCCGTGTGCGGTGGTGGACCGACAGCGCGGGCGACTTCGGGTTGTCGCTGGCCGTGAGGTGA
- the egtE gene encoding ergothioneine biosynthesis PLP-dependent enzyme EgtE encodes MSGSLADRWRAARPPAAGLHLDSAACSRQSLAVIEAAARHARHESEVGGYVAAEAATPALDAGRVAFAALCGMTEAAVVFTTGSLHALDLLLGAWPSDRGTVACLPGEYGPNLAMMALHGFDRRLLPTLGDGRLALDDAALALQADPPDLVHLTAVASHSGVVQPLPMIARLCRELGVPLVVDAAQALGHVDCAVGADVTYSSSRKWIAGPRGVGMLAVRRDLMERLRPRLATPEWAARAAVARQLEVGEANVAARVGFSAALGEHLACGPESVRERLAELGRVSRMALADVAGWVVVEEADEPSAITTLAPVDGADPQAVRDWLLAERRILTTFVAVPRAPLELAGPLLRISPHVDSTPEDLQTFAEALIAATAARQR; translated from the coding sequence GTGAGCGGGTCGCTGGCCGACCGGTGGCGGGCGGCCCGGCCACCGGCGGCCGGGTTGCACCTGGACAGCGCGGCCTGCTCGCGCCAGAGCCTGGCGGTGATCGAGGCCGCCGCCCGCCACGCCCGCCACGAGTCCGAGGTCGGGGGGTATGTCGCGGCGGAGGCGGCCACGCCGGCGCTCGACGCGGGCCGCGTCGCGTTCGCCGCGCTGTGCGGCATGACCGAGGCCGCGGTGGTGTTCACCACCGGCTCGCTGCACGCGCTGGACCTGCTGCTCGGGGCGTGGCCGAGCGACCGCGGGACGGTAGCCTGCCTGCCCGGCGAATACGGTCCCAACCTGGCGATGATGGCCCTGCACGGGTTCGACCGCCGGCTGCTGCCGACGCTCGGGGACGGCCGCCTGGCGCTCGACGACGCGGCGCTGGCCCTGCAGGCCGATCCGCCCGATCTGGTGCACCTGACCGCGGTCGCCAGCCACAGCGGCGTGGTGCAGCCGCTGCCGATGATCGCCCGGCTGTGCCGCGAGTTGGGGGTGCCGCTGGTCGTCGACGCCGCCCAGGCGCTGGGCCACGTGGACTGCGCGGTGGGTGCCGACGTGACCTACTCGTCGTCGCGCAAGTGGATCGCGGGACCGCGCGGCGTCGGGATGCTCGCGGTGCGCCGCGACCTGATGGAGCGGTTGCGTCCGAGGCTGGCCACCCCGGAGTGGGCGGCCCGGGCGGCCGTGGCCCGGCAACTGGAAGTCGGCGAGGCCAATGTCGCCGCGCGCGTAGGCTTTTCGGCGGCGCTGGGGGAGCACCTGGCGTGCGGACCGGAGTCGGTGCGCGAGCGCCTGGCCGAGTTGGGGCGCGTCAGCCGGATGGCGCTGGCCGACGTGGCGGGCTGGGTGGTGGTCGAGGAGGCCGACGAGCCCAGCGCCATCACCACCCTGGCGCCGGTCGACGGCGCCGACCCGCAGGCGGTGCGGGACTGGCTGCTGGCCGAGCGCCGGATCCTGACCACGTTCGTCGCGGTGCCGCGGGCGCCGCTCGAGTTGGCCGGCCCGCTGCTGCGGATCTCGCCGCACGTGGACAGCACGCCCGAGGACCTGCAGACCTTCGCCGAGGCGCTGATCGCCGCGACGGCGGCCCGGCAGCGATGA
- a CDS encoding glutamate--cysteine ligase, producing MGDEVKRTTYNRSDRREYRRKVQLCLDVLETMLAQSRFESDRPLTGMEIECNLVDSDYQPAMSNRDVLDAIADPAYQSELGAYNIEFNVPPRPLPGHTGLDLEAEVRASLNDAEIKASEGGAHIVMIGILPTLMPEHLDTGWMSESARYTALNDSIFSARGEEIPINISGPEPLSWQAASIAPESACTSMQLHLQLAPEDFAANWNAAQALAGPQLALGANSPFFFAHRLWSETRIEVFAQSTDTRSDDLKARGVRPRVWFGERWIDSVLDLYRENLRYFPSLLPEVSDEDPVAELAAGRAPQLSELRLHNGTVYRWNRPVYDVLEADGVKRPHLRLENRVLPAGPTVVDMLANSAFFYGALRGLSEAPSPVWSTMDFAVAHHNFLEAARHGIDARLSWPGLGEVSARELVLGTLLPIAHDGLRRWGVDDDVRERFLGVVQGRAEAGRNGASWQVATVRSLEKGGMTRRAALAEMLRRYCGHMHANRPVHTWGL from the coding sequence GTGGGCGACGAGGTCAAGCGCACCACGTATAACCGCTCCGATCGGCGGGAATACCGGCGCAAAGTGCAGCTGTGTCTGGACGTCTTGGAGACGATGCTGGCCCAGTCACGCTTCGAGTCCGACCGGCCCCTCACCGGCATGGAGATCGAGTGCAACCTCGTCGACTCCGATTATCAGCCGGCCATGTCCAACCGTGACGTGCTCGACGCCATCGCCGATCCGGCTTACCAGTCCGAATTAGGCGCCTACAACATCGAATTCAACGTGCCGCCCCGCCCCCTACCCGGCCATACCGGCCTCGACCTCGAGGCCGAGGTGCGCGCCAGCCTCAACGACGCCGAGATCAAGGCGAGCGAAGGCGGGGCCCACATCGTCATGATCGGCATCCTGCCCACGCTGATGCCCGAACACCTCGACACCGGCTGGATGAGCGAGTCGGCGCGCTACACCGCCCTCAACGACTCGATCTTCTCCGCCCGCGGCGAGGAGATCCCGATCAACATCTCCGGCCCCGAGCCCCTGAGCTGGCAAGCCGCCTCGATCGCGCCCGAATCCGCCTGCACCAGCATGCAATTGCATCTGCAGCTGGCCCCCGAGGATTTCGCCGCCAACTGGAACGCCGCGCAGGCGCTGGCCGGCCCCCAGCTGGCACTGGGCGCCAACTCGCCGTTCTTCTTCGCCCACCGGCTGTGGTCGGAGACCCGAATCGAGGTGTTCGCGCAGTCCACCGACACCCGGTCCGACGACCTCAAGGCCCGAGGTGTGCGGCCGCGGGTGTGGTTCGGCGAGCGGTGGATCGACTCCGTCCTCGACCTCTACCGGGAGAACCTGCGCTACTTTCCGTCCCTGTTGCCCGAGGTGTCCGACGAGGACCCCGTGGCCGAGCTGGCCGCCGGGCGCGCCCCCCAGCTGTCCGAACTGCGCCTGCACAACGGCACCGTGTACCGGTGGAACCGGCCGGTCTATGACGTGCTGGAGGCCGACGGGGTCAAGCGCCCGCACCTGCGGCTGGAGAACCGGGTGCTGCCGGCAGGGCCGACGGTCGTCGACATGCTGGCGAATTCGGCCTTCTTCTACGGCGCGCTGCGCGGGTTGTCCGAGGCGCCGTCCCCGGTGTGGTCGACGATGGATTTCGCTGTGGCGCACCATAACTTCCTCGAGGCCGCGCGCCACGGCATCGACGCGCGGCTGAGCTGGCCCGGCCTGGGCGAGGTGAGCGCACGCGAACTGGTGCTGGGCACGCTGCTGCCTATCGCGCACGATGGGCTGCGCCGCTGGGGTGTCGACGACGACGTGCGCGAGCGGTTTCTCGGCGTCGTGCAGGGCCGGGCCGAGGCGGGCCGCAACGGCGCCAGTTGGCAGGTGGCCACGGTGCGTTCGCTGGAGAAAGGCGGGATGACCCGCCGCGCGGCGCTGGCCGAGATGCTGCGGCGCTACTGCGGGCACATGCACGCCAACCGGCCGGTGCACACCTGGGGGCTGTAG
- the glpK gene encoding glycerol kinase GlpK gives MIFDHGGAEVARHQLEHEQILPRAGWVEHDPVEIWERTSSVLLSVLNRANLTAENLAALGITNQRETTLVWNRRTGRPYYNAIVWQDTRTDRIASALQRDGRGEVIRRKAGLPPAPYFSGGKLQWILDNVDGVRAAAESGDAVFGTADTWLLWNLTGGPRGGVHVTDVTNASRTMLMDLETLDWDDELLSFFSIPRAMLPAIAPSSPLQPYGVTLDGGPVGGEVPITGVLGDQHAAMVGQVCLGEGEAKNTYGTGNFLLLNTGETIVRSGNGLLTTVCYQFGDAKPVYALEGSIAVTGAAVQWLRDQLGVISGAAQSEALARQVTDNGGVYFVPAFSGLFAPYWRSDARGAIVGLSRFNTNAHLARATLEAICYQSRDVVEAMAADSGVRLEELKVDGGVTGNDLCMQIQADVLGVDVVRPVVAETTALGAAYAAGLAVGFWADPSELRANWREDRRWTPRWDDDERAAGYAGWHKAVQRTLDWVDVT, from the coding sequence ATGATCTTCGACCACGGCGGTGCCGAAGTGGCCCGCCACCAGCTCGAGCACGAACAGATCCTGCCCCGCGCCGGCTGGGTGGAACACGACCCGGTGGAGATCTGGGAGCGCACGTCGTCGGTGCTGCTGTCGGTGCTCAACCGCGCCAACCTGACCGCGGAAAACCTTGCTGCGCTGGGTATCACGAACCAACGGGAAACCACGCTGGTGTGGAACCGGCGCACCGGGCGGCCGTACTACAACGCGATCGTCTGGCAGGACACCCGCACCGACCGCATCGCGTCGGCGCTGCAGCGCGACGGGCGCGGGGAGGTGATCCGCCGCAAGGCGGGCCTGCCGCCGGCGCCCTACTTCTCCGGCGGCAAGCTGCAGTGGATCCTGGACAACGTCGACGGGGTGCGCGCGGCGGCCGAGAGCGGCGACGCCGTGTTCGGCACGGCCGACACCTGGCTGCTGTGGAACCTGACCGGGGGGCCGCGGGGCGGCGTGCACGTCACCGACGTGACCAACGCCAGCCGGACCATGCTGATGGACCTCGAGACGCTGGACTGGGACGACGAGCTGTTGTCGTTCTTCTCTATTCCGAGGGCCATGCTGCCGGCGATCGCGCCGTCGTCGCCGCTGCAGCCTTATGGGGTCACGCTCGACGGGGGGCCCGTCGGCGGCGAGGTCCCGATCACCGGAGTCCTGGGCGACCAGCACGCGGCGATGGTGGGGCAGGTGTGCCTGGGCGAGGGCGAGGCCAAAAACACCTACGGCACCGGCAATTTCCTGCTGCTCAACACCGGCGAGACCATCGTGCGGTCCGGCAACGGGTTGCTGACCACCGTCTGCTACCAGTTCGGCGACGCGAAACCCGTTTACGCGCTTGAGGGTTCGATCGCCGTCACCGGCGCGGCGGTGCAGTGGCTGCGCGATCAGCTGGGCGTCATCAGCGGCGCCGCGCAGAGTGAGGCGCTGGCGCGACAGGTCACCGACAACGGCGGCGTGTATTTCGTGCCGGCGTTCTCCGGGTTGTTCGCCCCGTATTGGCGATCGGACGCCCGCGGCGCCATCGTGGGGCTGTCACGGTTCAACACCAACGCCCATCTCGCTCGCGCGACTCTGGAGGCGATCTGCTACCAGAGCCGCGACGTGGTGGAGGCGATGGCGGCGGATTCCGGTGTGCGCCTTGAAGAATTGAAGGTCGACGGCGGTGTCACCGGCAACGACCTGTGCATGCAGATTCAGGCCGACGTGCTGGGCGTCGACGTGGTGCGGCCCGTGGTCGCCGAGACCACCGCGCTGGGGGCGGCCTACGCGGCCGGGCTGGCGGTCGGGTTCTGGGCCGACCCGTCGGAGTTGCGCGCCAATTGGCGCGAGGACAGGCGCTGGACGCCGCGCTGGGACGACGACGAGCGCGCCGCCGGGTATGCGGGTTGGCACAAGGCGGTCCAGCGGACGCTGGACTGGGTCGACGTGACCTGA
- a CDS encoding PadR family transcriptional regulator translates to MNHTFTPGDGPFTGRPGFGFGPGPAQRRALHGARRAARQEFFEHLREHGGHDGPMGFGPGFGPGFNFGFGPGGFGPGGRRGGWRRGGPGRGRRGDVRAAILVLLAERPMHGYEMIQQIAERSDGIWKPSPGSVYPTLQLLDDEGLITARESEGSKKLFELTEEGRAAAEKVETPPWDEIAEGADPGHMNLRAAAGQLFGAVAQSAHTATAEQQQRIVELLNNARREIYGILGED, encoded by the coding sequence ATGAACCACACCTTCACTCCTGGCGACGGGCCGTTCACCGGACGGCCCGGCTTCGGCTTCGGACCCGGCCCGGCCCAGCGTCGTGCCCTGCACGGTGCCCGGCGGGCGGCCCGCCAGGAATTCTTCGAGCACCTTCGCGAGCACGGCGGGCATGATGGCCCGATGGGATTCGGTCCGGGCTTCGGTCCCGGCTTCAACTTCGGTTTCGGGCCCGGCGGCTTCGGGCCCGGCGGGCGACGCGGCGGATGGCGTCGTGGCGGCCCTGGCCGCGGGCGTCGCGGTGACGTCCGCGCGGCGATCCTGGTGCTGCTGGCCGAGCGGCCGATGCACGGCTACGAGATGATCCAGCAGATCGCGGAGCGCAGCGACGGGATCTGGAAGCCCAGCCCCGGTTCGGTGTACCCGACGCTGCAGCTGCTGGACGACGAGGGCCTGATCACCGCCCGCGAGAGCGAGGGCAGCAAGAAGCTGTTCGAGCTGACCGAGGAGGGCCGGGCGGCGGCCGAGAAGGTCGAGACCCCGCCCTGGGACGAGATCGCCGAAGGCGCCGACCCCGGCCACATGAACCTGCGGGCGGCCGCGGGCCAGCTGTTCGGAGCGGTTGCGCAGTCCGCGCACACCGCCACCGCCGAACAACAGCAGCGCATCGTCGAACTCCTCAACAACGCGCGACGCGAAATCTACGGAATCCTCGGCGAGGACTGA
- a CDS encoding RDD family protein: protein MSEVVTGDAVVLDVQIAQLPVRAVGALIDIGVIFVGYVVGLLLWAATLTEFDSALSTAVLIIFTVLVIVGYPLVFETATRGRSVGKIVMGLRVVSDDGGPERFRQALFRALASVVEIWMFLGSPAVVCSILSSKAKRVGDIFAGTVVVSERGPRPGPPPVMPPALAWWASSLQLSGLDPGQAEVARQFLSRATQLDPALRRQMGYRIAGEVVARIAPPPPQGAPPELVLAAVLAERHRRELARLRPAFGPPAPWPPLGAPPWQPGVPTVPPGPGTPAGGFTPPR from the coding sequence ATGTCGGAGGTGGTGACCGGGGACGCCGTGGTGCTCGACGTGCAGATCGCCCAGTTGCCGGTGCGGGCCGTCGGCGCGCTGATCGACATCGGGGTGATCTTCGTCGGCTATGTCGTCGGGCTGCTGCTGTGGGCGGCCACCCTGACCGAGTTCGACAGCGCGCTGAGCACCGCCGTGCTCATCATCTTCACCGTGCTGGTGATCGTGGGCTATCCCCTGGTGTTCGAGACCGCGACGCGGGGCCGGTCGGTGGGAAAGATCGTGATGGGCTTGCGGGTGGTGTCCGACGACGGCGGCCCGGAGCGCTTCCGGCAGGCGCTGTTTCGCGCGTTGGCGTCGGTGGTGGAGATCTGGATGTTCCTCGGCAGCCCCGCCGTCGTCTGCAGCATCTTGTCGTCGAAGGCGAAGCGGGTCGGCGACATCTTCGCGGGCACGGTGGTGGTCAGCGAGCGCGGGCCCCGGCCGGGGCCGCCGCCGGTGATGCCGCCGGCGCTGGCGTGGTGGGCGTCGTCGCTGCAGCTGTCCGGCCTGGACCCCGGCCAGGCGGAAGTGGCCCGCCAGTTCCTTTCCAGGGCAACGCAACTCGATCCAGCACTGCGACGGCAGATGGGCTACCGGATCGCGGGTGAGGTGGTGGCGCGCATCGCGCCGCCGCCACCGCAGGGCGCGCCGCCGGAACTCGTGCTGGCCGCCGTGCTGGCCGAACGTCATCGTCGCGAACTCGCGCGCCTGCGACCGGCTTTCGGCCCGCCGGCACCCTGGCCACCGCTCGGCGCGCCGCCGTGGCAACCCGGGGTGCCGACCGTACCGCCGGGACCGGGGACCCCCGCGGGCGGCTTCACACCGCCGCGCTAG